The Polynucleobacter sp. MWH-CaK5 region AGGCCTCATCGATGATGCTTTCACAGGTTTCAACTTCTGGGGTGCTTGGTTTGTCACACCAAAATGCTGCTTGAGTATTGCCTGCTTGATGCATCTTCATGATGTGATGAAGGCCCGAGCGAAAATCTCTTTTGCCATATTCAATTGCGAAGCTTTTGCCAAGCTTGTCTGCGAACATCAAACGTGTTGACTGATGAGCCCAGGCGTTATAGATGGTCGCGCCTGCACTATCAACACTCATCTTGCCGTCAAAGTTTGCAATGATGTTTTTTGCATCACTGGCATATTTATGAGTTGAATTAGCAGCTTGCAACAAGGGAATTAAATCGACTGCAGACAATGAAAGAGCATCAGCTTGAATGGCTTTCATGCTGGCCACATCATGTTGATCGGTGGCATTGATCAATTGTTCAATGCGTTGATGGCGGTAAGGCATGTGCCAATCTGTGGTCAAAGGATGTGGATCGTTAGCAGTGTGTACGCGTTGATTGGCGGTGGCGATGAATGAGCTTGAAGGATTGGTTTCTTTGGGTAAATCATCTTTACCAAAATAAGGTCCCCAATCGTATTGAGCATCCCAGCCAAGGGCTGGTGCTGTTCCAAACAGGCCTTTACCTTTTGTTCTTTTGGGGGCCACACCTGCAGCGCGGTAAGCAATCTGACCATCTTTATCAGCCATCACCACGTTTTGCATAGGGGAGTGATAATTTTTCAGCGCACTCTTGAACTCTTCCAAGTTTTGCGCTTCATTCATTTGGAATCCTGCCTTTAAGGTTTGATTTCCAACTTCTAGTGCAGTCCAACGCAGGGAGATGGCAAATTTATCTGTGTTGATCAAATCTTGCGCGCGTTGATAAGCATCTGAGATAACAGGGCCATGCCTGGTTTCTCGGCTTAAAAACTTCAGAGGCTCTTGGCCTTTGATGGCAATCGTTTCTTCTCGAAGTACAAAATTTTCAAAACCTTTGGGTGTTTTGTATTGCCCCGGATTATTTGGATCCAAGGCTTCAATGTACAAATCTTGTACATCAGGATCCGTATTAGTGAAACTCCATGCCACCTGGGTGTTGTGACCCAGAACCACGCCAGGTATGCCTGGCAAAGTGGCTCCAATGACATTTAATTTCGGTGCTTGAATATGAGCAAAGTACCAAATAGCGGGAGTGGTTAAACCCAAATGAGGATCATTGGCTAGTAAGGGTTTACCGCTGACAGTTTTATTACCTGCAATCGCCCAATTGTTGGATCCAATGCCTTCTGAACCACCTGGTAAAAAGTTTAAAAAGTCTTTTTCTTTTTTATCTTCTTTTTGAGCATGTTCTTGTCGAGAGTCAGTGCCTGAAGATTTAGTCTTCGCCGCTGGTTTTTCTTTGAACAAACCTAAATCGCGATACATCTTGGCGAAATCAACCGAAGTGGCTGGTGCTTCGCCCGGATAGGGCGGTAAGGCCTGCCAAATATGTTCAGTGCTCATGGTGGCTGACATCTCAAGGCGCAAAAACTCTTTATGCCAATTGCCCCCAAGATCCAAGGCCATCATCAATGACCAAGCCACAGAATCAGCCGGACCCCAATTTCCAGGCTTGACCCCTAGGATCATGAACTCAGGTGGTAGTGCCCAGCCAAGGCGAGCAAAACCCTCATTCACGCCATCGACATAAGCTTGGATGTGGCGTTTATATTCAATGGGGTAATTTTCATATTGCTTTTCAGCGGCGCGACGTATTCCTAGAGTGCGTATGAATTTATCAATCGCTACGGTGTCTTTGCCAAGGATTTCAGACAATTTTCCAGAGGCTAGGCGGCGGTTGAATTCCATTTGCCAAGGTCTCTCAGTGGCATGCAGAAAGCCCAGGGTGTGCCATGCATCCTCTTGGCTGGCTGCCAAGACGTGGGGCAGGGCGTGCTCATCAAATTTAATGGTGACCGGAGCGCTGATCCCAGGGGTGATTAGCTCCGCATCTAACTGATCTTTGGTCGACAAGAAGTACACCACCATGGCGCTGAGAGCGGAAATCAGTAAAAGTACCAAAATTAGCAGTAGGCGGCGCCAAAAAATTCCTCGGCGGGGTCTTTGATTTGAAGCTCCAAGATACATATTAGGTAAAACCCCTAGCAAAAATAACGTTTATATAGGTGCGTATTTTTTCACAGAGTGCTAAATTAATCTCATCTTGCGAAATATATTCTCAAGGTTGGTAGATCTGTTCATAAAAGAGGAGACTTAAATGTCAGAAAAGAAAGTTCAATCACGTCGTAAATTTATGGCCACGTCAACAGCTGCTGCTGCTGGCGCTGGTGCACTTGGCTTCCCAATGATTGCAAAAGCGCAAACAGTTAACTTGCGCTTCCAATCAACATGGCCTACTAAAGATATTTTCCATGAGTACGCTACAGACTTCTGTGACAAGATCAACAAGATGTCTTCAGGTCGCTTGAAGATTGAATTGTTGCCAGCTGGTGCTGTTGTACCTGCTTTCAACTTGTTGGACGCTGTAAGTAAAGGTACTTTGGATGGTGGCCACGGTGTGGTTGCTTACTGGTACGGTAAGAGCCCAGCGTTAGCGCTATGGGGATCAGGTCCAGCTTTCGGTATGGATGCCAACATGGTTCTTGCATGGCACGAATACGGCGGTGGTAAGGCGATGTTGGAAAGCATCTACAAATCATTGAACATGGACGTTGTGTCATACCTATATGGCCCAATGCCAACACAGCCACTCGGTTGGTTCAAGAAGCCAGTGACTAAAGCTGCAGACATGAAGGGTCTAAAGTACCGTACGGTTGGTCTTTCAATTGACATTTTCAAAGACATGGAAGTTTCAGTGAACGCCTTGCCAGGTGGCGAGATCGTTCCAGCGATGGACCGTGGTCTATTGGATGCTGCTGAATTCAACAATGCTTCTTCAGACCGTCTATTGGGCTTCCCAGACGTTTCTAAAGTATGTATGTTGCAATCATTCCACCAAGCTTCAGAGCAGTTCGAAATTCTTTTCAACAAGAAGAAATTGGACTCTATGCCTGCAGAATTGCGTGCGATGATCAACGTAGCGGTACAAGCTTCTTCAGCAGAAATGAGCTGGAAAGCCATCGATCGTTACTCAAAAGACTACATCGACATGCAACAGAAGCAAGGTGTTAAGTTCTACAAGACACCTGACCCAATCTTGCGTGCTCAATTAACTGCTTGGGACAAGATCATTGCTGCTAAATCAACAGAAAATGCTGATTTCAAGCGTGTTCTTGAGTCTATGCGTACATTTGCTCAGCGTGCTTGCCGCTGGCAGAACGATACAAGCGTTGATTACAAGATGGCTTACAACCATTACTTTGGACCTAAGAAGAAGTCTTAATCCTTTGTTTTGATGTAAGATAAGCACCCACCTGGTTATACTGGGTGGGTGTTTGTTGTTTAGTACCTATAAAAATAATTCGAGAGACATATGCAAAAATTTTTATTGTCTGTAGATCGTTTATCTACCAGGGCTGGTCAGATTTCAGCCTTTGCGGTGGTTTTGTTAACTGCCATGATTTGCTGGGAAGTGGTCTCAAGATACATTTTCAATAGCCCTAATGACTGGGTTTTTGATATTTCTTACATGCTTTACGGCGTTTTGTTCATGATGGCAGGTGCTTATACCTTGTCAAAAAATGGCCACGTGCGCGGTGACGTTCTTTATGGTTTTTTCCAGCCAAGAACGCAAGCAGCCTTAGATTTATTGTTGTATTTCGTGTTCTTCATTCCAGGCATCATCGCTTTGGTTTACGCTGGAGTGAACTTTGCTGCTGATTCACTTGCAATCAATGAGCACACCACTCAAACGGCCAATGGCCCTCCTTTGTATCCGTACAAGATGATCATTCCGATCGCTGGTGGTTTGTTGTTGATCCAGGGGTTTGCAGAAATCATTCGTTGCATCATTTGTCTCAAAACTGGCGAATGGCCAAAGCGTGAGCATGATGTGGAAGAAGTGGACGTTGATAAATTAAAAGCCATGGTCAGCCATGAAGATGAAAAGAAGGGCGCTTAACCATGCGTAAGGAACTTTATTTCGGTTTTAGCATCATGGCTGCCATTGTTGTTGGCACAGTGATTGCAATGCCATCATTATCAGAAATGACCAACGGTCATTTAGGTTTATTAATGCTCAGTTTGGTGGTGGTTGCCATCATGATGGGTTTCCCAACAGCCTTTACCTTGATGGGTATGGGCATGATTTTCGCTTTGTTCTCATACCTTAACCAAGGTGAAGGTACTGGGCAGGCAATCGATAGAACTTTAACTTTGATGGTTCAGCGTGCCTTCTCGGTCATGACCAGCGACGTTTTGATCTCCATCCCTTTGTTTGTGTTCATGGGCTATTTGGTTGAACGCGCTAATTTGATTGAGAAGCTTTTCAAGAGTTTGCATTTGGCCTTGGCTAGATTGCCGGGTGCTCTAGCTGTAGCAACATTGGTGACATGCGCTATCTTCGCGACAGCAACAGGTATTGTTGGTGCTGTGGTTACTTTGATGGGCTTGTTAGCTTTGCCATCAATGTTAAAAGCTGGTTATAGCGTTAAGTTATCTGCTGGTGCGATCACAGCTGGTGGTTGCTTGGGTATTTTGATTCCTCCATCAGTGATGTTGATTGTGTATGGTGCAACAGCTGGTGTGTCAGTGGTTAAGTTGTACGCTGGTGCTTTCTTCCCAGGTTTGATGCTAGCTTCTTTGTACATTGGTTACGTGATCATTGTGGCCAAAATCAAACCTGAGCTTGCTCCTCCAATGCCTGAAGAAGATCGTCGTGTTCCATTAACACCTCCTTCAGAAATTTTTGCTAAATACAGTCAGAGAGCATTGCCTGGATTGTTGGCAGTGATGAAGGGCCGTGCTGCAAGCAATATGAGCTTGGGTGAGTTGTTCAAGCAGTTCGTGATCATCATTGGACCATTGGTTTTCTTCGCGGTTGTGATGACTGCGATGTACGGCTCTGCCACTAAACCAGTTGAAGTATTTTCTACAAACGTAGAAATGGTCAGTGATGGCGGCATGATCAGCTTGGAATCTGCTGAAGAATCAAGTCAGCCTGAGGCAGAAGGCGTTGCTTTGCCACCAGGTGCTGAAGAAGAGAAGGTAGCTGCTAAAGCTGCTCCTAATTCACAAAACCTTTCATCATCAGGCATGTCAGAATTACCTTCAGGTGATGCTGTTGCTGCTGAGCGTGCTCCTGTTCCAATGTGGTACTGGATCACCTTGGGTGTTGGCTTATTGATTGGCGCCTTGTTCTATTACACATTGACCCTTAAGCGACTAGAAATTTTCAAAATGTTATTGGGATCATTCTTCCCATTGGCAGCTCTTATTTTGATTGTTTTGGGTGCGATCGTATTTGGCTTGGCAACGCCAACCGAAGCAGCTGCACTAGGTTCATTCGGTGGTTTTGTTTTAGCATGGGCTTATAAGCAACTGAATATGGAAGTTGTGAAAGAGTCTGTGTTCTTGACAGCCAAAACAAGCGCGATGGTTTGTTGGTTATTCGTGGGCTCATCGATCTTCTCAGCAGCGTTTGCTTTGCTGGGTGGTCAAGAGTTGATTGAGAAATGGGTTTTAAGTCTTGGACTAACAACAGTTGAATTCTTGATCCTTTCGCAAGTCATTATTTTCTTGTTGGGTTGGCCACTAGAGTGGACAGAGATCATTGTGATTTTTATGCCGATCTTTATTCCATTATTGAGTCACTTCCAAGTTGATCCATTGTTCTTTGGTTTATTGGTTGCTTTGAACCTTCAAACTGCGTTCTTGTCACCACCAGTGGCGATGGCGGCTTTCTACCTCAAAGGTGTGGCGCCTCCTCATGTGACGCTAAATCAGATCTTTGCAGGCATGATGCCGTTCATGGCGATTCAGGTTGTGGCGATTGTGTTGCTATACACATTCCCTGCAATCGGTATGTGGTTGCCAGGCGTGCTCTATAAGTAAACAAGAGCACCACTGCAAGTTGTATCAAATCAACAAACCCCGCTTTTTGCGGGGTTTGTTTTTAATGTATGTAAAATGCTGACTTCGTTACAAAATAACGAATAAGTAGATGTGATGTTGAAGTGATTTAGAAGTAAAGCAGATGTAAAAAATTACAACTATTTACGTCTACAATGACAAAAGTACTATGCCCGAGTGACGAAATAGGTAGACGTAAGGGATTTAAAATCCCTCGGCTTAAACAGCCGTGCCGGTTCGATTCCGGCCTCGGGCACCAGGCTTCTTAACAGCTAGGTGCTTTTGATGACAACAGTAAAAACAAATTTATCGTTTCAAAGAATGACCGCTAAAACTCGGCAGAGGGTGGCGGTTTTTTTATGCCTGAGCCTTTTGGCGACTGTGTCATGGTGGCAGAGCGTTCAGGCGGAACCTCAGCCTGCCGAAATCTTGGCCATTTACTTCACGCCACCTGCTGGCGCAGCCTCAGGTTTGATCAAGCAAATTGATGGCTCTAAAAAATCAATCAAAGTCATGGCTTATGGCTTCACAGCCACAAACCTTGCAGAGGCCCTTGTGAGAGCTAAACGCAGAGGGGTTGATGTCGGGCTCATCCAAGATGAAAAAAGCGCCCAAAACAACCGTGAGACCTTACCAATCCTATTGGCAGCTGGCATTGACGTGCGCAGTGATGGTAAGCACGCGATACAGCACAATAAAGTGATGTTGATCGACGATGACATCGTGATCACAGGCAGTTATAACTTCACCAATTCGGCGGAAAAACGCAACGCTGAGAACATCATGATCGTGCGCTCAAGTTATGCTGCCAAAAGATACGCTGACAATTGGAAGACTCACTGGGAACATTCTGAAAAAGTCACTGACTTACCACCTCAGAAATCAAAGCGCTAATCCAGACTTATTATGAAGATGCGCAAAAAA contains the following coding sequences:
- a CDS encoding penicillin acylase family protein; this translates as MYLGASNQRPRRGIFWRRLLLILVLLLISALSAMVVYFLSTKDQLDAELITPGISAPVTIKFDEHALPHVLAASQEDAWHTLGFLHATERPWQMEFNRRLASGKLSEILGKDTVAIDKFIRTLGIRRAAEKQYENYPIEYKRHIQAYVDGVNEGFARLGWALPPEFMILGVKPGNWGPADSVAWSLMMALDLGGNWHKEFLRLEMSATMSTEHIWQALPPYPGEAPATSVDFAKMYRDLGLFKEKPAAKTKSSGTDSRQEHAQKEDKKEKDFLNFLPGGSEGIGSNNWAIAGNKTVSGKPLLANDPHLGLTTPAIWYFAHIQAPKLNVIGATLPGIPGVVLGHNTQVAWSFTNTDPDVQDLYIEALDPNNPGQYKTPKGFENFVLREETIAIKGQEPLKFLSRETRHGPVISDAYQRAQDLINTDKFAISLRWTALEVGNQTLKAGFQMNEAQNLEEFKSALKNYHSPMQNVVMADKDGQIAYRAAGVAPKRTKGKGLFGTAPALGWDAQYDWGPYFGKDDLPKETNPSSSFIATANQRVHTANDPHPLTTDWHMPYRHQRIEQLINATDQHDVASMKAIQADALSLSAVDLIPLLQAANSTHKYASDAKNIIANFDGKMSVDSAGATIYNAWAHQSTRLMFADKLGKSFAIEYGKRDFRSGLHHIMKMHQAGNTQAAFWCDKPSTPEVETCESIIDEAFTLALEDLSKRMGGSPQSWKWGEVHVAVSEHRPFSKVSLLKNKFEITRPTPGDAFTVNLGFMDLGNASNPFTVNKAASMRAIYDLSNLDQSQFIYQTGQSGWVNNRHYSSYANAWAKQEYVPLTMNPSKIVHTSVLKPDLSIAAENKKRLEKEAKEIKRK
- a CDS encoding TRAP transporter substrate-binding protein, which encodes MSEKKVQSRRKFMATSTAAAAGAGALGFPMIAKAQTVNLRFQSTWPTKDIFHEYATDFCDKINKMSSGRLKIELLPAGAVVPAFNLLDAVSKGTLDGGHGVVAYWYGKSPALALWGSGPAFGMDANMVLAWHEYGGGKAMLESIYKSLNMDVVSYLYGPMPTQPLGWFKKPVTKAADMKGLKYRTVGLSIDIFKDMEVSVNALPGGEIVPAMDRGLLDAAEFNNASSDRLLGFPDVSKVCMLQSFHQASEQFEILFNKKKLDSMPAELRAMINVAVQASSAEMSWKAIDRYSKDYIDMQQKQGVKFYKTPDPILRAQLTAWDKIIAAKSTENADFKRVLESMRTFAQRACRWQNDTSVDYKMAYNHYFGPKKKS
- a CDS encoding TRAP transporter small permease subunit, whose protein sequence is MQKFLLSVDRLSTRAGQISAFAVVLLTAMICWEVVSRYIFNSPNDWVFDISYMLYGVLFMMAGAYTLSKNGHVRGDVLYGFFQPRTQAALDLLLYFVFFIPGIIALVYAGVNFAADSLAINEHTTQTANGPPLYPYKMIIPIAGGLLLIQGFAEIIRCIICLKTGEWPKREHDVEEVDVDKLKAMVSHEDEKKGA
- a CDS encoding TRAP transporter large permease subunit; the protein is MRKELYFGFSIMAAIVVGTVIAMPSLSEMTNGHLGLLMLSLVVVAIMMGFPTAFTLMGMGMIFALFSYLNQGEGTGQAIDRTLTLMVQRAFSVMTSDVLISIPLFVFMGYLVERANLIEKLFKSLHLALARLPGALAVATLVTCAIFATATGIVGAVVTLMGLLALPSMLKAGYSVKLSAGAITAGGCLGILIPPSVMLIVYGATAGVSVVKLYAGAFFPGLMLASLYIGYVIIVAKIKPELAPPMPEEDRRVPLTPPSEIFAKYSQRALPGLLAVMKGRAASNMSLGELFKQFVIIIGPLVFFAVVMTAMYGSATKPVEVFSTNVEMVSDGGMISLESAEESSQPEAEGVALPPGAEEEKVAAKAAPNSQNLSSSGMSELPSGDAVAAERAPVPMWYWITLGVGLLIGALFYYTLTLKRLEIFKMLLGSFFPLAALILIVLGAIVFGLATPTEAAALGSFGGFVLAWAYKQLNMEVVKESVFLTAKTSAMVCWLFVGSSIFSAAFALLGGQELIEKWVLSLGLTTVEFLILSQVIIFLLGWPLEWTEIIVIFMPIFIPLLSHFQVDPLFFGLLVALNLQTAFLSPPVAMAAFYLKGVAPPHVTLNQIFAGMMPFMAIQVVAIVLLYTFPAIGMWLPGVLYK
- a CDS encoding phospholipase D family protein → MTTVKTNLSFQRMTAKTRQRVAVFLCLSLLATVSWWQSVQAEPQPAEILAIYFTPPAGAASGLIKQIDGSKKSIKVMAYGFTATNLAEALVRAKRRGVDVGLIQDEKSAQNNRETLPILLAAGIDVRSDGKHAIQHNKVMLIDDDIVITGSYNFTNSAEKRNAENIMIVRSSYAAKRYADNWKTHWEHSEKVTDLPPQKSKR